In one window of Gossypium hirsutum isolate 1008001.06 chromosome A01, Gossypium_hirsutum_v2.1, whole genome shotgun sequence DNA:
- the LOC107916740 gene encoding uncharacterized protein — MKEKQLKLRVRLSFLLQMVLNATGMQLSCLILFVLLTLTLKTTLHYFHYIPFHLKPSHMKLSRSIGDMDVGEFIVPVPYVKQVKELLELGESVGTQSRGLTQELISLLPVSKYKCSLFSRKKSRKERKNQLH; from the exons atgaaagaaaaacaGTTAAAGCTGAGAGTGAGACTCAGCTTCCTGCTGCAGATGGTCTTGAATGCTACTGGAATGCAGTTGAGCTGCCTTATACTTTTCGTGCTTCTTACCTTGACCCTCAAAACTACACTTCATTACTTCCATTATATTCCATTTCACCTAAAGCCATCCCATATGAAACTTTCACGATCCATTGGTGATATGGATGTTGGGGAGTTCATTGTTCCTGTTCCATACGTAAAGCAAGTAAAG GAATTACTTGAGTTAGGGGAGAGTGTTGGAACACAAAGTCGGGGTCTCACCCAAGAACTTATTTCATTGCTACCTGTTTCAAAATACAAGTGTAGCTTATTCTCAAGGAAGAAATCAAGGAAAGAGAG